The following proteins come from a genomic window of Macrobrachium nipponense isolate FS-2020 chromosome 18, ASM1510439v2, whole genome shotgun sequence:
- the LOC135197028 gene encoding WD repeat-containing protein 89-like produces the protein MDMSEGLCLQEKMCFSTNYLAVTSASVASKEEYCTALCHNKSNDKIAVSLSDNSVAVLTMDTLQNVSEIEKQAKSLTGIKYSPTDNNLLWTSSLDGTLKIWDIRTGQCEKILETISEDERSCAKPLTSFDVSLNERIACAGTELIESEVFLLFWDIRNSKSLGGYSQSHSDDITQVKFHPVTPDSLASSSTDGLINVFDVSQKEEDDALMYSLNANVTVDKLTWLKGNGKYERIGAITDIHSLQFWDIKEASPLHSFSRNDVTESMKCKSSEESYIVSIHTLEESDNPIILVGSGMDASDCLGTLKLHLSTGLLQPEASLQSKQEQRLTRAALYDGKTNTFITAGECGVVRLWKPDDSSVTRKEMVKSAKSYRKKPY, from the coding sequence ATGGATATGTCAGAAGGTTTGTGCTTAcaagaaaaaatgtgtttttctACGAATTACTTGGCTGTGACGAGTGCAAGCGTAGCAAGTAAAGAAGAATATTGTACTGCCCTTTGCCATAACAAGAGCAATGACAAAATTGCTGTTTCATTATCTGATAATTCAGTGGCTGTACTTACTATGGATACACTTCAGAATGTTAGTGAAATTGAAAAACAAGCAAAATCTTTAACTGGAATTAAGTATTCTCCGACAGACAATAATCTCTTGTGGACAAGTAGCTTAGATGGTACTCTAAAAATATGGGACATCAGAACAGGTCAATGTGAAAAAATCCTTGAAACTATCAGTGAAGATGAGAGATCTTGTGCTAAGCCGCTAACATCATTTGATGTGTCATTGAACGAAAGAATAGCTTGTGCTGGCACAGAACTCATAGAGAGTgaagtatttttgttattctgGGATATTAGAAACTCCAAGTCTTTAGGTGGGTATTCTCAAAGTCATAGTGATGACATTACTCAAGTCAAATTTCATCCAGTGACCCCAGATTCCTTGGCCTCATCATCAACAGATGGCCTGATAAATGTGTTTGATGTGTCCCAGAAGGAAGAAGATGATGCACTGATGTATAGCTTAAATGCCAATGTAACTGTTGATAAATTGACATGGTTAAAAGGAAATGGGAAATATGAAAGAATAGGAGCAATTACAGATATCCATTCATTACAGTTTTGGGACATAAAAGAAGCTTCCCCGTTGCATTCATTCAGCAGGAATGATGTTACAGAATCCATGAAATGTAAATCGTCTGAAGAATCATACATTGTAAGTATACATACACTTGAGGAGAGtgataatcctataattttagtTGGTTCAGGGATGGATGCAAGTGATTGCCTTGGCACTTTGAAACTTCATTTGTCAACAGGATTGCTGCAACCCGAAGCCTCTCTTCAAAGTAAGCAAGAGCAACGTTTAACGAGGGCTGCTTTATATGATGGGAAAACAAACACTTTTATTACAGCTGGGGAATGTGGTGTAGTCCGTCTTTGGAAGCCTGATGACAGTAGTGTGACAAGAAAAGAAATGGTTAAAAGTGCTAAGTCTTATAGGAAAAAACCATATTAA